One window of the Chitinophaga niabensis genome contains the following:
- a CDS encoding AraC family transcriptional regulator — MKGMSLGEMHSFSIRQDVIPYYYTQFHTHAEVEIVHVEEGKGLHFIGKHVSGFQPGDVLMIGADVPHYWKRSEEDATRATLLHFREDFWGETFLRLHENAHIRSLLQKARKGIVIKGDTGKQAADMLSRMLSAGATEKLILLLNLLHVISRAEDLEFLSDSMISPDKDEMDRINNVYRYSQMHFTRKIDLEEIAAVACISPNSFCRFFKSKTKKTFSRFLMELRVGHACKLLMESRLNNKRICFESGFNNFSNFHKCFKQVTGKSPLEYQKSFQLD; from the coding sequence ATGAAAGGAATGTCGTTGGGAGAGATGCACTCATTCAGCATCCGGCAGGATGTAATACCTTACTACTATACACAGTTCCACACCCATGCGGAGGTGGAGATCGTTCATGTCGAAGAAGGGAAAGGTCTGCATTTTATCGGCAAACATGTATCCGGCTTCCAGCCCGGCGATGTGCTCATGATCGGCGCAGATGTACCTCATTACTGGAAACGCAGTGAAGAAGACGCGACCAGGGCTACGCTGCTGCATTTCAGGGAAGATTTCTGGGGCGAAACTTTCCTGCGCCTCCATGAAAATGCACATATCCGTTCCCTGCTCCAAAAAGCCAGAAAGGGAATTGTGATAAAAGGGGATACCGGCAAACAGGCCGCAGATATGCTCAGCCGCATGCTGAGCGCCGGAGCTACAGAAAAACTCATATTGCTGCTCAATCTTTTACATGTGATCTCCCGCGCTGAGGACCTGGAATTTCTTTCAGACAGTATGATCTCCCCGGATAAGGATGAAATGGACCGGATCAATAACGTATACCGTTATTCCCAGATGCATTTCACCAGGAAGATAGACCTGGAGGAGATAGCGGCGGTGGCCTGTATCAGTCCCAACTCTTTTTGCCGCTTCTTTAAGTCGAAAACGAAAAAAACATTTTCCCGCTTCCTGATGGAGCTTAGAGTAGGGCATGCCTGCAAGTTATTGATGGAAAGCCGCCTGAATAACAAGCGGATATGTTTTGAAAGTGGCTTTAATAATTTCTCCAATTTCCATAAGTGTTTTAAGCAGGTAACGGGAAAAAGCCCGCTGGAATATCAGAAGTCGTTCCAATTGGATTAA